One segment of Hallerella porci DNA contains the following:
- the ftsY gene encoding signal recognition particle-docking protein FtsY: MGFFSAIKSGLAKTREAILGELKGIAGKGKVTDEMLEDLEERLIKADVGTSAAFVLTDALREEALGKSLSQEEVLNILRAEAERFLIDPPPFAFKGKPHVILVIGVNGAGKTTTIGKLAKKFADEGHKVMIAAADTFRAAAIEQLQVWAERSGAEFVHHAEGSDPAAVAFDACAAAKARGCDIVFIDTAGRQQNKDYLMEELAKIVRVLKKQDVAYPHDMLLVIDGNTGQNAINQAKIFNRSFPLTGLIVTKLDGTAHGGSVLSIASSLKVPILWVGMGERIDQLVPFKKAEYVDGLFKE; the protein is encoded by the coding sequence ATGGGATTTTTTTCGGCCATCAAAAGCGGACTCGCCAAAACCCGCGAAGCCATTCTCGGAGAACTTAAAGGCATTGCCGGCAAAGGCAAAGTCACCGACGAAATGCTCGAAGATTTGGAAGAGCGCCTGATTAAAGCGGACGTGGGGACAAGTGCCGCATTCGTTTTGACCGACGCCCTTCGCGAAGAGGCTCTTGGCAAATCGCTTTCCCAAGAAGAGGTGCTCAACATTTTGCGGGCAGAAGCGGAACGCTTTTTAATCGATCCGCCGCCGTTTGCATTCAAAGGCAAGCCTCACGTGATTTTAGTTATCGGCGTGAACGGAGCGGGCAAAACGACGACCATCGGAAAGCTCGCCAAGAAATTTGCAGATGAAGGGCACAAGGTGATGATTGCCGCAGCCGACACTTTCCGAGCCGCGGCGATAGAACAGTTGCAGGTTTGGGCGGAGCGTTCCGGAGCCGAATTTGTGCACCACGCCGAAGGTTCCGATCCGGCTGCGGTCGCCTTTGACGCTTGCGCAGCGGCCAAAGCCCGCGGTTGCGACATCGTATTCATCGATACGGCGGGCCGCCAGCAAAACAAAGACTACCTGATGGAGGAACTCGCCAAAATCGTCCGCGTTCTCAAAAAACAGGATGTCGCGTACCCGCACGACATGCTTCTCGTGATAGACGGCAATACCGGTCAGAACGCCATCAATCAGGCGAAAATTTTCAACCGGAGTTTTCCGTTGACGGGACTCATCGTTACCAAATTGGATGGCACGGCGCACGGCGGCTCCGTCCTTTCGATCGCCAGCTCGCTCAAAGTCCCGATTCTTTGGGTTG